Proteins from a single region of Argiope bruennichi chromosome 6, qqArgBrue1.1, whole genome shotgun sequence:
- the LOC129972732 gene encoding uncharacterized protein LOC129972732, giving the protein MVRFAHTHRICPSHPQLKLVKQLETAEEIRLRFYKNAENLSEDDVKWFEEYLAERERKLRQVLVERRKNVEDSQEKDCTKSDQEINIPQQIQQKLQNRRTNFNDGLLLWAFIQDVHEKGENSKALFEKSCNSVIVQNWSDSFV; this is encoded by the exons ATGGTAAGATTTGCACATACGCACAGAATCTGTCCATCTCATCCACAGCTTAAATTAGTCAAACAATTAGAAACTGCTGAAGAAATAcgattaagattttataaaaatgcagaaaatttgtCAGAAGATGATGTAAAGTGGTTTGAAGA GTACCTTGCTGAAAGAGAAAGGAAATTACGACAGGTTTTAGTAGAAAGAAGAAAGAATGTAGAAGATTCACAAGAAAAAGATTGTACAAAAAGTGACCAAGAAATAAATATTCCGCAACAAATTCAACAGAAGTTACAAAACAGAAGAACAAATTTCAATGATGGTTTACTACTATGGGCATTTATACAAGATGTGCATGAAAAAGGGGAGAATTCAAAAGCTTTGTTTGAAAAATCCTGTAATTCTgtcattgttcaaaattggagTGACTCTTTTGTGTGA